One segment of Cardiocondyla obscurior isolate alpha-2009 linkage group LG13, Cobs3.1, whole genome shotgun sequence DNA contains the following:
- the LOC139107734 gene encoding nuclease SbcCD subunit C-like produces the protein MNIKKYQIVEFINEHEDDNVSLDYVPSKWVTYDEQLRSCVCKFMPSPYTTKTRIKLNNIINENNEAPESWPSYPVYLRGEAETIEEANKKLRAINKKQYFYSTDNDNHAENNVKRCTKFFKKKAKRNSENAIDKILYNSDIGTRNSSNESNSSTTTTNDQSEYTNKQSKTLLKKKNKKKKIKKNNIEDTEAILSTSAISSNINNTVASNITKQFFTKNVQHIENDKDVTFPAENLLLHKAIKSLTVEVSMQNEQLRQLKLCIENTLKIKVDAMTIEKFIEKYNIMLKFTNLEELKDFNEKLSAGGEFLSDFVKI, from the exons A TGAATATCAAGAAATACCAAATCGTTGAATTCATTAATGAACACGAAGATGACAATGTTTCTCTAGATTATGTGCCGTCCAAATGGGTAACATACGATGAACAATTGCGTTCTTGTGTCTGCAAATTCATGCCTTCTCCATACACTACAAAAACtcggataaaattaaataacatcaTTAATGAGAATAATGAAGCACCCGAATCTTGGCCGTCATATCCAGTATATTTGAGAGGTGAAGCAg AAACGATAGAAGAAGCGAACAAAAAGTTAAGGGCTATcaacaaaaaacaatatttttattcaaccgATAACGACAACCACGCCGAAAACAACGTAAAACGTTGcacgaaattttttaagaaaaaggcAAAAAGGAACAGTGAAAATGCTATTGACAAGATTCTGTATAATAGTGACATAGGGACACGTAATTCTTCTAATGAATCCAATTCTTCTACAACAACta cAAATGATCAAAGTGAATATACTAATAAACAaagtaaaactttattaaaaaagaaaaacaaaaagaaaaaaataaagaagaataaTATTGAAGACACAGAAGCAATACTAAGCACTTCGGCAATTAgcagtaatataaataatactgtAGCGTCCAACATTACCAAACAATTTTTCACTAAAAATGTGCAACATATAGAAAATGATAAAGATGTAACATTTCCTGCAg aaaatcttttgTTGCATAAAGCAATTAAGTCCTTAACTGTTGAAGTATCAATGCAAAATGAGCAGCTAAGACAATTAAAACTGTGTATTGAAaacacattaaaaataaaagtggaTGCAATGACTATTGagaaatttatagaaaaatataatataatgcttaaatttacaaatttagaagaacttaaagattttaatgaaaaattatctgCAGGTGGAGAATTTCTTTCAGATTTTGtaa AAATCTAG